The proteins below come from a single Kitasatospora sp. NBC_00315 genomic window:
- a CDS encoding RICIN domain-containing protein, whose translation MPRLRSILFPTLLALVLPLLGGVGTAHAAVSTVTSGTQFADTTGSPVQAHGGGVIKVGQYYYWFGEDRNADNTFHYVSAYRSTDLKTWEFRKHVLTVASSAELAAGANIERPKVIFNSTTNQFVMWMHKEGSSTDYSEGRVAVATSSSVDGDYSYQGSFRPLGYDSRDMTLYKDDDGTAYLLSSSNGNADLHIYRLSADYLTAEALVASPSNGQWREAPALFKRGGVYFLLTSSATGWSPNQQQYQTATSITGSWSWLQNAGDPTTYRSQTAYVLPVQGTAGTGYLYMGDRWGNSMGGTVNDSQYVWSNLKFPTSTTLTMDYSPQVAIDTAAGTVASVGGPWESISAANSGKCADVADYSFAQSSQVIQWGCGAGANQNFWFKSLGTTGYVQIIARHSGKCLEVDGASTADGAAVVQNTCTSATSQQWKVQKITGTTTYVKLVARHSSKCLDVTNQSTADGTALEQWTCNTGTNQQWHRATV comes from the coding sequence GTGCCGCGACTCAGATCCATCCTCTTCCCCACCCTTCTCGCCCTGGTCCTCCCCCTCCTCGGCGGTGTCGGCACAGCCCACGCCGCCGTGTCGACCGTCACCAGCGGCACCCAGTTCGCCGACACCACCGGAAGTCCGGTCCAGGCGCACGGCGGCGGTGTCATCAAGGTCGGCCAGTACTACTACTGGTTCGGTGAGGACCGCAACGCCGACAACACGTTCCACTACGTCTCGGCGTACCGCTCCACCGACCTGAAGACGTGGGAGTTCCGCAAGCACGTCCTGACCGTGGCCAGCAGCGCCGAACTCGCCGCCGGCGCCAACATCGAGCGGCCCAAGGTCATCTTCAACAGCACCACCAACCAGTTCGTGATGTGGATGCACAAGGAGGGCAGCAGCACCGACTACAGCGAGGGCAGGGTCGCGGTCGCCACCTCCAGCTCGGTCGACGGCGACTACAGCTACCAGGGCAGCTTCCGGCCGCTGGGCTACGACTCGCGCGACATGACGCTGTACAAGGACGACGACGGCACCGCCTACCTGCTCTCGTCCTCCAACGGGAACGCGGACCTGCACATCTACCGGCTGAGCGCCGACTACCTCACGGCGGAGGCCCTGGTCGCCAGCCCGTCCAACGGGCAGTGGCGCGAAGCCCCGGCGCTGTTCAAGCGGGGCGGTGTCTACTTCCTGCTGACCTCCAGCGCCACCGGCTGGTCCCCCAACCAGCAGCAGTACCAGACGGCCACCAGCATCACCGGTTCCTGGAGCTGGCTGCAGAACGCCGGCGACCCCACCACCTACCGCAGCCAGACCGCGTACGTCCTGCCCGTCCAGGGCACGGCCGGCACGGGCTACCTGTACATGGGTGACCGCTGGGGCAACTCCATGGGCGGCACGGTCAACGACTCGCAGTACGTCTGGTCGAACCTCAAGTTCCCGACCAGCACCACGCTGACGATGGACTACTCGCCGCAGGTCGCGATCGACACCGCCGCCGGCACCGTCGCTTCCGTGGGCGGCCCCTGGGAGAGCATCAGCGCCGCCAACAGCGGCAAGTGCGCCGACGTCGCGGACTACTCCTTCGCGCAGTCGTCGCAGGTCATCCAGTGGGGCTGTGGCGCGGGGGCGAACCAGAACTTCTGGTTCAAGAGCCTCGGCACCACCGGCTACGTGCAGATCATCGCCCGGCACAGCGGCAAGTGCCTGGAGGTGGACGGCGCCTCCACCGCGGACGGTGCGGCCGTCGTCCAGAACACCTGCACCAGCGCCACCTCCCAGCAGTGGAAGGTCCAGAAGATCACCGGCACCACCACGTACGTCAAGCTCGTCGCGCGCCACAGCTCCAAGTGCCTCGACGTCACCAACCAGTCGACCGCGGACGGCACCGCGCTGGAGCAGTGGACCTGCAACACCGGCACCAACCAGCAGTGGCACCGCGCCACCGTCTGA
- a CDS encoding substrate-binding domain-containing protein: protein MSRTTSRSAAAAALLLALGLTTACSTGKEATSADAPAAPVSGKISMTYLQKQGDQEYFVGEAAGAKAKAAELGVDLKVVNLGNDANKTISEVQSAVAQKSNGIIIVVPDPAVGPQVVQTAKDGKVALLTSDDQICTTGPDPSACAKSDLVPRIGFSGSQMGGEVGKRAAAEYQKAGWNPAETRTISAWKQDVTVCGDRVKAAKDAFGAAVTGVQNIDVATDNTPTGAQDKIAATITANAGVKHWVVWGCNDENVQGGVTALENAGVSADNVVGVGLGAYLACKDWSGTKPSGMKAALFINGKDVGALAVQTMYDKLKNSKDMPAEAFAPTTMVDATTWKTSGVTCS from the coding sequence ATGTCCCGTACCACCAGCCGTTCCGCCGCAGCGGCGGCCCTGCTGCTCGCCCTGGGTCTCACCACCGCCTGTTCCACCGGTAAGGAGGCGACGAGTGCGGACGCCCCGGCGGCCCCGGTGTCCGGCAAGATCTCGATGACGTACCTGCAGAAGCAGGGTGACCAGGAGTACTTCGTCGGTGAGGCGGCCGGTGCGAAGGCGAAGGCGGCCGAGCTGGGGGTGGACCTGAAGGTCGTCAACCTGGGCAACGACGCGAACAAGACCATCAGCGAGGTGCAGTCCGCCGTCGCGCAGAAGAGCAACGGCATCATCATCGTGGTGCCGGACCCGGCGGTGGGCCCGCAGGTCGTGCAGACCGCGAAGGACGGCAAGGTGGCGTTGCTGACCTCCGACGACCAGATCTGCACCACCGGCCCGGACCCGTCCGCCTGCGCGAAGAGCGACCTGGTGCCGCGGATCGGCTTCTCCGGGTCGCAGATGGGCGGCGAGGTCGGCAAGCGCGCCGCCGCCGAGTACCAGAAGGCCGGCTGGAACCCCGCCGAGACCCGCACCATCTCCGCGTGGAAGCAGGACGTCACCGTCTGCGGCGACCGCGTCAAGGCCGCCAAGGACGCCTTCGGTGCGGCCGTCACCGGCGTCCAGAACATCGACGTCGCCACCGACAACACCCCCACCGGCGCACAGGACAAGATCGCCGCGACGATCACCGCCAACGCCGGCGTGAAGCACTGGGTGGTGTGGGGCTGCAACGACGAGAACGTCCAGGGCGGCGTCACCGCACTGGAGAACGCCGGCGTCAGCGCCGACAACGTCGTCGGCGTCGGCCTCGGCGCTTACCTCGCCTGCAAGGACTGGAGCGGCACCAAGCCCTCCGGCATGAAGGCCGCCCTCTTCATCAACGGCAAGGACGTCGGAGCGCTCGCCGTCCAGACCATGTACGACAAGCTCAAGAACAGCAAGGACATGCCCGCCGAGGCCTTCGCCCCCACCACCATGGTCGACGCCACCACCTGGAAGACCTCCGGCGTCACCTGCAGCTGA
- a CDS encoding ABC transporter permease, which produces MSTTTTRRAADSSPDQRKAPNRLALLASVGGQNLSLIGALVVVLALFGVLNDNYLTLNNMQVIAEAATITGLLAIVQTVVIICGGLDISVGSQAGVASVVSAMAFTSAGSNPYAGMAAAIGVGILIGILNGVIIVYGRVNPTIATLAGLAAYKGLAQLISNGRAQGYVLNNDVFVFLGRGKIAGLPVMVWILILTAVAVHVLLKYTDIGRNTYAIGGNDTAARLAGININKYLIAVYALIGTVAAVAGILLTARTGSGQPTSGSEGLELKAITAAALGGAALKGGKGGIGGTLLAVALLGALENGLTVQGINSFWQNVAQGALLVIAVVIQQRRNGERPIGLPA; this is translated from the coding sequence ATGAGCACCACGACCACCCGACGGGCCGCCGACAGCAGCCCCGACCAGCGCAAGGCCCCGAACCGCCTCGCCCTCCTCGCCTCCGTCGGCGGCCAGAACCTCAGCCTCATCGGCGCCCTCGTCGTCGTGCTGGCCCTCTTCGGCGTCCTGAACGACAACTACCTCACCCTGAACAACATGCAGGTCATCGCCGAGGCCGCCACCATCACCGGGCTCCTCGCCATCGTCCAGACCGTCGTCATCATCTGCGGCGGCCTCGACATCTCGGTCGGCTCCCAGGCCGGCGTCGCCTCCGTCGTCTCCGCCATGGCCTTCACCTCCGCCGGATCCAACCCCTACGCCGGCATGGCCGCCGCCATCGGCGTCGGCATCCTCATCGGCATCCTCAACGGCGTGATCATCGTCTACGGACGCGTCAACCCCACCATCGCCACCCTCGCCGGCCTCGCCGCCTACAAGGGCCTCGCCCAGCTCATCTCCAACGGCCGCGCCCAGGGCTACGTCCTCAACAACGACGTCTTCGTCTTCCTCGGCCGCGGCAAGATCGCCGGCCTGCCCGTCATGGTCTGGATCCTCATCCTCACCGCCGTCGCCGTCCACGTCCTCCTCAAGTACACCGACATCGGCCGCAACACCTACGCCATCGGCGGCAACGACACCGCTGCCCGCCTCGCCGGCATCAACATCAACAAGTACCTCATCGCCGTCTACGCCCTCATCGGCACCGTCGCCGCCGTAGCCGGCATCCTCCTCACCGCCCGCACCGGCTCCGGCCAGCCCACCTCCGGCAGCGAAGGCCTCGAACTCAAGGCCATCACCGCCGCAGCCCTCGGCGGCGCAGCCCTCAAGGGCGGCAAGGGCGGCATCGGCGGCACCCTCCTCGCCGTCGCCCTCCTCGGCGCACTCGAGAACGGCCTCACCGTCCAGGGCATCAACTCCTTCTGGCAGAACGTCGCCCAAGGCGCCCTCCTCGTCATCGCCGTCGTCATCCAACAACGCCGCAACGGCGAACGCCCCATCGGACTCCCCGCCTGA
- a CDS encoding recombinase family protein: MTSGHGRIVAEFFDVGHSRALPWARRPEAATLLAAMADPEREFDAIVIGSSERAFYGNQFTAMAPLFEHYGVTVWIPELGGAVDPKVAGHEELMVLLGILAKREIVRTRIRVRTAMTVQTRDQGRYLGGRPPYGYRLVDAGPHPNRALAGRGLRIQRLDTVPECGRIVSWIFAQRLAGHSIARITRALNDTAIPCPSSADPERNAHRSAQRWTLTTVRAILANPRYTGRQVWNRQRTDHDLIDTANTTLGTRDVMRWNSPDDWVISTDVAHPALVSEADFIAVQGIRARRDTLPEREYVLAGLLRCGPCGRVMESCWSHGRPAYRCRHGHSSATTPSPDRPRNAYVREDEVLPRLPALWIRLTVGPADEQAGGVASALEVVAGLRARGIDLVYDPAGRTLTAGTAAKERTVIG; this comes from the coding sequence TTGACGAGTGGTCACGGCCGCATCGTGGCGGAGTTCTTCGACGTCGGCCACAGCCGCGCCCTGCCCTGGGCCCGGCGGCCCGAGGCTGCCACGCTGCTCGCGGCGATGGCCGATCCGGAGCGGGAGTTCGACGCCATCGTGATCGGCTCCAGCGAACGGGCCTTCTACGGGAACCAGTTCACCGCCATGGCCCCGCTGTTCGAGCACTACGGCGTCACCGTGTGGATACCGGAACTGGGCGGCGCGGTGGACCCGAAGGTCGCCGGGCACGAGGAGTTGATGGTCCTGCTCGGCATCCTGGCAAAACGCGAGATCGTCCGCACCCGCATCCGAGTCCGCACGGCCATGACCGTCCAAACCCGTGACCAGGGCCGCTACCTCGGAGGCCGCCCGCCCTACGGGTACCGCCTCGTGGACGCAGGGCCGCATCCCAACCGGGCGCTGGCTGGCCGCGGCCTGCGCATCCAGCGTCTTGACACCGTCCCCGAGTGCGGGCGGATCGTGAGCTGGATCTTCGCCCAGCGCCTGGCCGGCCACAGCATCGCCCGGATCACCCGCGCCCTCAACGACACCGCGATCCCGTGCCCCTCGTCGGCGGACCCGGAGCGCAACGCACACCGCAGCGCGCAGCGGTGGACCCTCACCACCGTGCGGGCGATCCTGGCCAACCCCCGCTACACCGGACGCCAGGTGTGGAACCGCCAGCGCACCGACCACGACCTGATCGACACCGCCAACACCACTCTCGGCACGCGCGACGTGATGCGCTGGAACTCCCCCGACGACTGGGTCATCTCCACCGATGTGGCGCATCCCGCACTGGTCAGTGAGGCGGACTTCATCGCGGTCCAGGGCATCCGCGCCCGACGCGACACGCTCCCCGAGCGTGAGTACGTGCTTGCGGGGCTGCTGCGCTGCGGCCCGTGCGGTCGGGTGATGGAGTCCTGCTGGTCGCACGGCCGCCCCGCCTACCGCTGCCGCCACGGCCACTCGAGCGCCACTACGCCCAGTCCTGATCGGCCGCGCAACGCGTACGTGCGTGAGGACGAGGTCCTGCCGCGCCTGCCGGCTCTGTGGATCAGACTCACCGTCGGCCCGGCGGACGAGCAGGCCGGGGGAGTCGCTAGCGCACTCGAGGTCGTCGCGGGGCTTCGAGCCCGCGGTATCGACCTCGTCTACGACCCGGCGGGCAGAACTCTGACCGCTGGCACTGCGGCGAAAGAGAGGACTGTCATCGGCTGA
- a CDS encoding sugar ABC transporter ATP-binding protein gives MRGITKRFGPVQALGGVTLDFPAGQVTALMGENGAGKSTLLKILTGDHQPTDGHVVLDGRRIDLASPADARRAGIRIIPQEPEIIPHVSVAENVYAGSLPRTAARRLDRTELRRRITADLHRYGFDKVLDPDTIGSRLTPAQRQLVEIMRALAGEAKVIAFDEPTSSLSEHEVDALFALIRRLRDEGTAVIYVSHRMQEIFQLADRIAVLRDGELAGVQDAATTTEGELVRLMVGRDLSTMFTREHVATDRLVLDVQHVSTDAVHDVTLQIRAGEVVGLAGLIGAGRSELALALAGDLAVHSGTVTLDGQRLPSGNPGAAIRAGLGLAPEERKAQALFLQRSIRDNTSTVVLKRLSRLRFVKRGAERELAQHYTDRLRVRTPSIEHEVRKLSGGNQQKVVLARWLARKPKVLILDEPTRGIDVGAKAEIYRIIADLAEEGVAILVISSELPEILGLADRILVMQNGRITGELDRTEATEETILNLAMADDIAPVPGATA, from the coding sequence GTGCGTGGGATCACGAAGCGGTTCGGTCCGGTGCAGGCTCTCGGTGGTGTCACCCTGGACTTCCCGGCCGGTCAGGTGACCGCCCTGATGGGCGAGAACGGCGCGGGCAAGTCGACCCTGCTGAAGATTCTCACGGGTGACCACCAGCCCACCGACGGCCACGTCGTCCTGGACGGCCGGCGCATCGACCTCGCCTCCCCCGCCGACGCCCGCCGGGCCGGTATCCGGATCATCCCGCAGGAACCCGAGATCATCCCGCACGTCTCCGTCGCGGAGAACGTCTACGCGGGCTCCCTGCCCCGCACCGCCGCACGCCGCCTGGACCGCACCGAACTGCGCCGGCGCATCACCGCCGACCTGCACCGCTACGGCTTCGACAAGGTCCTCGACCCCGACACGATCGGCTCCCGCCTCACCCCCGCCCAGCGTCAGCTCGTCGAGATCATGCGCGCCCTGGCCGGCGAGGCGAAGGTCATCGCCTTCGACGAACCCACCTCCTCCCTCTCCGAGCACGAGGTCGACGCCCTCTTCGCCCTCATCCGCCGCCTGCGCGACGAGGGCACCGCCGTCATCTACGTCTCCCATCGCATGCAGGAGATCTTCCAGCTCGCCGACCGCATCGCCGTCCTGCGCGACGGCGAACTCGCCGGCGTCCAGGACGCGGCCACCACCACCGAGGGCGAACTGGTGCGCCTCATGGTCGGCCGCGACCTGTCCACCATGTTCACCCGCGAACACGTCGCCACCGACCGCCTCGTCCTGGACGTCCAGCACGTCAGCACCGACGCCGTCCACGACGTCACCCTGCAGATCAGGGCCGGCGAGGTCGTCGGCCTCGCCGGACTCATCGGCGCCGGCCGCTCCGAACTCGCCCTCGCCCTCGCCGGCGACCTGGCCGTCCACAGCGGCACCGTCACCCTCGACGGACAGCGGCTGCCCTCCGGCAACCCCGGCGCCGCCATCCGCGCAGGCCTTGGCCTCGCCCCCGAGGAACGCAAGGCCCAGGCCCTCTTCCTGCAACGCTCCATCCGCGACAACACCTCCACCGTCGTCCTGAAGCGACTCAGCCGCCTGCGCTTCGTCAAGCGTGGCGCGGAACGCGAACTCGCCCAGCACTACACCGACCGCCTGCGCGTGCGCACCCCCTCCATCGAGCACGAGGTCCGCAAACTCTCCGGCGGCAACCAGCAGAAAGTCGTCCTCGCCCGCTGGCTCGCCCGCAAACCCAAGGTCCTGATCCTCGACGAGCCGACCCGCGGCATCGACGTCGGCGCCAAAGCCGAGATCTACCGCATCATCGCCGACCTCGCCGAGGAAGGCGTCGCCATCCTCGTCATCTCCTCCGAACTCCCCGAAATCCTCGGACTCGCCGACCGCATCCTCGTCATGCAGAACGGCCGCATCACCGGCGAACTCGACCGCACCGAGGCCACCGAAGAAACCATCCTCAACCTGGCCATGGCCGACGACATCGCCCCCGTCCCTGGAGCAACCGCATGA
- a CDS encoding IS630 family transposase yields the protein MGRPMAELTLTDEERETLVRWSRRAKSSQALAQRCRIVLGCADGKSNQVVAAELGIWPQTVGKWRRRFLESRLEGLADEQRPGAPRKISDDQVEDLVVATLERTPRDATHWSRASMSAESGLSKSTVGRVWKAFGLKPHLVDTFKLSKDPQFIDKVRDVVGLYLDPPERALVLCVDEKSRIQALDRSAPVLPMMPGMPERRTHDYLRNGVTTLFAALDVATGEVIGSLHRRHRAVEFKKFLAKLDKEVPADLDVHLICDNYATHKTPAIQKWLAAHSRFHLHFTPTSSSWLNQAERWFGLLTDKQLRRGVHTSVRALEKDIRNWIKTWNENPRPFAWTRSADEILERLASYLERIHGAGH from the coding sequence ATGGGACGGCCGATGGCCGAGCTGACGTTGACGGACGAGGAACGCGAGACGCTGGTCCGCTGGTCGCGGCGGGCCAAGTCCTCGCAGGCGCTGGCGCAACGGTGCCGGATCGTCCTCGGGTGCGCGGACGGGAAGTCGAACCAGGTGGTTGCGGCCGAACTGGGCATCTGGCCACAGACGGTGGGCAAGTGGCGGCGACGCTTTCTGGAGAGCCGGCTGGAGGGCTTGGCGGACGAGCAACGCCCCGGCGCCCCTCGGAAGATCAGCGACGACCAGGTCGAGGACCTGGTCGTCGCGACCCTGGAGCGCACACCGAGGGACGCGACCCACTGGTCGCGTGCGTCCATGTCCGCCGAGAGCGGGCTGTCGAAGTCCACGGTCGGCCGGGTCTGGAAGGCGTTCGGTCTCAAGCCGCACTTGGTGGACACCTTCAAGCTCAGCAAGGACCCGCAGTTCATCGACAAGGTCCGCGACGTGGTCGGGCTGTACCTCGATCCGCCGGAGCGGGCCCTGGTCCTCTGTGTCGACGAGAAGAGCCGGATCCAGGCGCTCGACCGCTCGGCCCCGGTCCTGCCGATGATGCCCGGCATGCCCGAGCGCCGCACCCACGACTACCTGCGCAACGGCGTCACCACCCTTTTCGCCGCACTGGACGTGGCGACCGGCGAGGTCATCGGCTCACTCCACCGCCGCCACCGTGCCGTGGAGTTCAAGAAGTTCCTCGCCAAGCTGGACAAGGAGGTGCCCGCTGACCTTGACGTGCACCTCATCTGTGACAACTACGCCACCCACAAGACGCCGGCGATCCAGAAGTGGCTTGCCGCCCATTCCCGGTTCCACCTGCACTTCACCCCTACCAGTTCGTCCTGGCTCAACCAGGCCGAGCGGTGGTTCGGCCTACTGACGGACAAGCAGCTCCGACGCGGAGTCCATACCTCCGTCCGCGCACTGGAGAAGGACATCCGGAACTGGATCAAGACCTGGAACGAGAACCCCCGGCCCTTCGCCTGGACCAGGAGCGCCGACGAGATCCTCGAACGACTCGCCTCATATCTTGAACGAATTCATGGTGCAGGACACTAG